The Pseudomonadota bacterium genome segment TCGCCTGGACGGTAGCGAGACGCCGCACCGCGCCGGCGACCACCGCGTCGAGTTGGCGCCGGAGGTCGGCGACCGACTGCGCCACGCGGGCCTGTTGCTCCACGACCTGCGGGTGCTGCGCCAGGTAGCGACTGCGCAGGCTGGTGGCCAACGCTCGCTCGCGCAGGGCCTGCACCTTGAGCGCGTCGATGGCGTCGCTACGAAACGCCGGGAGCTCGGGGGTGCTGAGCGGGTCGGCCGTGCTCACCGCCTTGAGCTGAGCGACCTCCGCGGCCAAGGCCATGCGCTCGCTGCGCACGTTGTTCCACTGCTGGGTCAGCGCCCCGAGCTGCGCCGAGGCGAGACTCTGGCGGTCGGTCAGCGTGATCGAGATCAGGTCGTTGTCTTTGCGGAAGCGGAAGAGCTCGGCCTCGCTCTCGTCGACCTTGTGCTTGAGCCGATCGAGCTGCTTGGCGAGCCACGCCACGGCGCCGCTGCTCGAGGCCGCCTTGTACTCGAGGTTGTGGTCGATGAAGGCCTGGACCATCGCGTTGGCGATCCGCGCCGCGATGTTCGGGTCGGTGTGCTCGGCGACGATGTCGATGATGCTCGCACCGTGACGCACGGAGCAGCGCACCGCTCCCCCGACGACCCGCGCCGCGAGCGCTGGCGTTCGCGACGCCCGCGATGGGCGCAAGGACGCGGGTCCCCAGAACGCGTCGACCCGGTGGAGGTTGAGCAGCCGCGCCGCGCGCTCGGCGACCTGCGAGCCGCAGGCGACCGTCTCCTGGGTGCGCATGTACTCGTCGGTGTCGCGATAGGCGTTGGGGGAGATATCCACCACCTCGGTCACGCGACCGAGGACCTGGGGCATCTGCTGATCAACGATCAAGGCGGCGCTGGCTCGGTAGATGCGCTGTTGCCGATAGGTCCAGAGCGCGGTGGCGGCGATGGTGAGGGCCGTCACCGCGATGATCAGCAGCTTGCGGTTCCAGAGCAGCTCGAGGTAGCCGCGCAGCGCCAGCGCCTGGCCCTCATCCTGCGGCAATAGCTCCTGCGGCGATTCGGTGCTCACGCTCTTCTACCCCCGCCTGCAGCTCTGCAGCTCTGCAGCTCCACTGCCCCTAGTCTCACCTCTATCGTCGGTGCCGGTCCAATTTGAAGGGCGCTTGCTGCGCGCGCGCTGGGCGCAGTGAGCGCGGTTGGCGTCGAGGTAGGCCTTCATCGGCGACGTAGGCAAGCGGCGACGTAGGCGCTGAGCGCTGCGAGCGCGCCGCCTTCACGACCGCGGGAGTGCTGGAGGCGAGAGCAGCGCGGCGGCGACCGCCGGATCGCGCCACACGAGCCGCTGGGAGCGACCGGGGCGAATCAGGCTGGCCAGATCGATGGCGCGCTCGGCGAGGGGGGTCAACGTCGCCAGGTGCAGCGCCGCCAGCGCCTCGAGCGGCGCGCAGGACCGAAGCTCCGCGCCCGCTCCCGCCAGCGCATCTGGGGCGAGCGGATCCGAGGGCTCGACCAGCACGAGGCGCAGGCCCGACACGGGAGCCGGACCGGCCGCGAGGCGCTCAGTGGGCACCGGCGCCAGCGGAAGCGCCAGCGTCCGACCATCGGCGGCGTGGTAGATGCACGTGCGCAGATCGCAACCGGCCAGCAGCGGCGCTGGGGTCTCGTCGAGCGCGATCGGATTGAACTGGATCGCCCGCGGCAGCCCCCAGAGCTGCGCGCCCTCGACGAAGGCGAGGTCATCGCCCAGGTAGTCCCAGCCCGCTCGCAGCAGCGCCCGCGCCAGGGTGCTCTTACCGGCCCCCGAGGCGCCGAGCAACAGGGTCGGCTCGCCCGTCGGCGCCACCAGCGCGGCCGCGTGCAGCGCCAACGCCGGCGCGCTGCGCGCGAGCAGCTCCCGATAGAAGAGGTGCTCGAGCACGGGCAGCAGATCGCCGGGGCCGGCCGCCTCGGCCACCGCCTCGCCGTTGCAGGAGACCTGCAGCAGGTCGTCGACGGTGATCGCCACGCGCTCCGTCGGTGCGAGCAGCGGGCGCGAGCAAGGCGCGAAGACGGCCCGCAGCGCCTCACGCGACGCGCGCCAGGCGCAGTCGACGTCGAAGCGCAGCCGTGAGGCGTAGAGCGTCAACAAGGGCCGACTCAAGCAGCCGGGGCCACGAAGTCGACCAGCGCGTGTTGCTCCAGCTCGCGCAGAAAGCCGAGCGCGTCGGTGGCGATCCGCTCGCGGGGCAGCGCGACGCCCTCCGCGACGATGCCGGCGATCTCGTCGAGGCTGCGGCGCCCGTCGATCAGATACCAGACGATCGCGCCGACCGCGTTGAGCACCAGCAGCCGGCGACCGGCCTCGTCGAAGATCACCGTCTCTCCGGTGGCCTCCAGCTCATGCACGACCCCCTGGAGGCGACGCGGTATCGGCGATCGCGGCGTCATGCAGCGGAGGCTCCGCCCAGGAGCGCGGCGCGCACCCGGCATTCGACGCAGGCCAGGCGATCGGCCCAGGCCGCCGCCCGCTGCCCGAGCCCCGCCAGATCGCCGTCGAGGGCAAGGGGCGCGCTCAAGATCTCGCGCAGCGATTGCCGATGGACGCTGCCCAGCGGCAACGCGCGGCTGAAGATGCACGGGTAAACAGTGCCGTCGGCGGCGACCGCGGCCTTGCCACCAAAGGGCGCGCGCGCTCTCCCGCCATGCGACGCGGCGGCGGAGAGCGGCGCGAGGTCAGCCTCGGTGCCGGCGGCAGGGCTGGCGTCGGCGTTGGCGTCGGCGGCAGCGGCAGGGGCAGGGGCAGCCTGCTGCGCCCCCGCTACCACGCGCGCCGGCTGCTCGAGGTCCGTGAGGCCGCCGCGTCCCACGCGGCGCTGAGCGCTGACGCTGATCGCCTGCGCGGGCACGCCGAGCCGGGCCAGCCACGCGCAGGTGGCGTCGACCTGCGCGCGGTTCTCCTCGAGCGCGATCACGCCGACCCGCAGCGGCAACCTCGCCGCGAGCACCCGACGGATCGCCCGCGCCGTGAGCCGCTGGCTGCCGGGTCGCTGCGTGATGCGGTCATGGACCTGCGGATCGAAGCTGTAGAAGGAGCAAGCAAAGGCGACGGGCAGGCCGCGCAGGCGCTGCAGCAAGCCGGGGGTCAAGGCCAGCCCGTTGGTGAAGATCTCCACCTGCTCGAAGCCCAGGGTCGCGGCCCAGCGCGCCGCCGGCACCAGCCACGGGCTGAGCAAGGGGTCGCCCCCTGTGAGCTGTACGCTGCGGAAGCCGAGCGCACGGGCGTCCTCCAGCACCTGGCGCAGCGTCGCGCCGTCGAGCATCGCGCGCTCGGTTGGTCCCGCACCCGCGTAGCAATGCAAGCAGGCCTCGTTGCAGCGCGCGGTCAGCTCGAGGAAGAGCAGCTCGAAGCGCGCGCCAGCCAGCAGCGCCGCGCGGCTCAGCGGCACCGGGGTCTGCCACCTCAGCGCGCTCGCCAGCGGCTCCAGCTCCGGCGCCAACACCGCGAGCGCCTGCAGGCGGTCCGGCAGCTCGGCCCACCACTGCGCCGGCGGCAGGGGCTGCGCGCCCTGATCGAGGCGCAGCTCCGCGCCGCTGAGGAGATCGTGCGCGGTCATACCGCGCGCGTCGTCGAGCAGCACCCAGCTCGGCGCGAGGAAGCGCCCGCCGCTGGCTGCCTGCGGCGACGCTGTAGTCGGAAAGTTGCCCGGCACGCCCACGACCTATTTCTGCGGTCCGCAGCGCTGAGGCACGCAGCCCACGGGCCCGCAGGAGCCCGGGGCGCAGCCCCCGTTGGGGGCGCAGATCGGGGTGCAGCGGTTCGGGCTGCAGACGTTGGGCGCGCAGGCGTTGGGCACACAGGACCAGGTCGCGGCGCCGGCGTTGCGCACGGCGATGGTCGCCGTCACCGCCGGCAGGACGTAGGCCGCGAGCTTGAGCAGCTTGCGCCGCGCGAGGTCGTAGTCGAACTCGGCGGCGGGCGACGACTCGGGCCCAGGGTCGCCAGCGCTCGGCGGCGCCGTTGAATCGCGGGTTTCACGCATCGGTGACATCCGTCGGCTGGAGCTGGATGACTTCGATAGTGGGCGCAAAGCGCGACGCCGTCCAGTCCCCGGCCCAGTGTCCTGCCCAGCGTCCCATCCCGACAGTCGCAAGGGTGCCCTGGCGCGGCGCGCCTCCACGGCGCCCTCACCCCTCGAGCGTCGAGAGGTCGCCCTCGTCCTGACCGAGCGCCCGCGCCACCAGCAGCCGACGCATGATCTTCCCGCTGCGCGTCTTGGGCAGGCTCTCGACAAAGACAATCTTCTCGGGCCGAGCGATGGGACCCATCTCGTGGCTGACGTGCTGCTTGAGCTCCTGCTCGAGCGTGGCGCCGCCGGAGAGCCCCGCGCGCAGGATTACGAAGGCCTGGATCGCGTGCCCCTTGAGCTCATGGGGCAGGCCGACGGCTGCAGCCTCGGCGACGGAAGGGTGGCTGACCAAGGCGCTCTCGATCTCGGCCGTGCCGAGCCGATAACCGCTGACTTTGATCACGTCGTCGATGCGGCCGATGATCCAGAAGTAGCCGTCCTTGTCGAGGCGAGCGGCATCGCCGGCCTTGTACCAACCCTGCGCGGCATAGTCACGCCAGTAGGTCTCGACGAAGCGGTCGGGGTCCCCGTGGATCGTGCGGGCCATCCCCGGCCATGGGTTCTTGATCACCAGCTTGCCCTCCTCGCCGGTGGGCACGTCGCGGCCCTCGTCGTCGACCACGGCGACCTCGTTGCCGAAGAAGGGCTTCGCCGCTGATCCGGGCTTGAGCGGCATTGTGGGCAGGGGGCTGATCATGAAGCCGCCAGTCTCGGTCTGCCACCAGGTGTCCATGATCGGGCAGCGGCCACGGCCGACGACCTCGTGGTACCAGCGCCAGGCCTCGGGGTTGATCGGCTCGCCCACCGAGCCCAGCAAGCGCAGCGAGTCGAGCCTATGGCGCTGTGGCCACTGGTCCCCATAGCGCATCAGGCCACGAATCGCCGTCGGCGAGGTGTAGAGGATCGTCACCCCATAGTGCTCGATCATCTTCCACCAGCGATTGGGATAGGGGTGGTCCGGCGCGCCCTCGTAGAGCATCACGGTCGCCCCGTTGATCAGCGGGCCGTAGACGATGTAGCTGTGGCCGGTGATCCAGCCGGGATCGGCGGCGCACCACCAACGATCCTCGTCCTTGATATCGAAGACGTAGCGATGCGTGGTGGCGGTGTAGACCTGGTAGCCACCGTGCGTGTGGACGAGACCCTTGGGCCGCCCGGTGGTGCCGGAGGTGTAGAGCAGAAAGAGCGGGTCCTCGGCGTCCATCACCTCGGTGCCGCAGTTGTCGAGCACCAAGGGCAGGCTCATCAGCTCGTGGTAAAAGTAGTCGCGGCCGTTCTCCATGTAGACGTCTTGGCCGGTGCGCTTGACGACGATGACGTGCTCGATCGTCGGCGAGCGCTTGATCGCCTCGTCAGCGAGGCTCTTGAGGTCGTTGATCTTGCCGCGGCGCCACCCGCCGTCGGCGGTGACGAGGACACGGCTCTTGGCGTCGGCGATGCGGCCAGCGAGGGCATCGACCGAGAACCCACCGTAGACCACGCTATGAGCCGCGCCGACCTTGGCGCAGGCCAGCATCGCGAAGACCAACTCGGGGAGCTGCGGCATGTAGATGGTCACGATGTCGCCGCGGCGCACCCCCATGCTCCGCAGCACGTTGGCGAAGCGCGTCACCTCGCGGTTCAGCGCGTGATACGAAAAGGTGCGGTAGTCGCCCGGCTCACCCTCCCAGATCAGGGCCAGCTTGTTGCGTCGCCAGGTGCTCAGGTGGCGGTCGATCGCGTTGTGCACGATGTTCGTCTTGGCGCCGACGAACCAGCGGTAGAAGGGCGCTCGGCTGGCATCGAGCACCTGTTCCCAGGGCGAGAACCAGCCCAGCCGCGCGGCCTCCTCGGCCCAGAACCCCTCGCGGTCCTCGATCGACCGACGATAGGTGCTCTCGTAGTCCTTGATGTGCGCGCCCCGCACCAGCTCGTCGGGCGGCAGCACGAGCTCGCTTCGATGATTCATCGTGCCACCTCCGGCATCACCTACGGGCCCGCGAGCGCGCGGGCGTCCGCGCGACCGCGCAGCAACGAAGTCCCAGCGGCATGCGCCCCCCCCCGGCAGCACGCCCCTCAGCAGCGCGTCAACGAGCTGCTAAGAGTGCAAGAAGGAGCAGGCCCCCGCAAGGGCGTCGGCAATGGCTCCCGCCGCCAGCGCGCCGCCGGCCGCGGCGGCCGCACGCGCCCAGAGCTGCGTGATGCCGTGCCGATACAGGGCGAAGGGTCGGGCCGTAGGCGATCAGCGGCGGCGCTTCGCCCTGTGCGACGGGGTGGCGGAAGGCTGGGGTTGCAGACGCTGCCTACGCGCTAGCTGGGCGCAGCCAGCGCGGCGAGCTCGTCGCGCACGAGGCGGTTGACCAGGCCGCCATCGACGGCGTCCTTGTGCTGCTTCAGCACCTGGCCGGTGACACGCCCCGCGGCCTGCACGCCCGTCACCCCGAGCTCGGCAATCACCCCGCGCACGAGCGCGCGCGTCGCGGCCTCGTCCAGCTTCTTGGGCAACCAGCGCCCGAGATAGTCGACCTCGAAGGCCAGCGCCTCGCTCATCGCCTGGGCGCGCGGCCCCAGCGCGGCGTACTCGTCGCGCGCCTTTTGCATCTTCTTGACGTAGGCGGCGATGACCCGCTGGTAGAACGCATCGTCGACCGGATCGCTGAAACCAGGCGCCGTCTTGACCACGGCGGCCTCGCTCTCGATCTGCCGCAACGCGGCCAGGCGCCGCTGGTCTTTTCCCCGCATCGCGTCGCGCAGCTCGGCGCGCAGCTCGTCATGGATGCTCATCGCCCTGCCCTCCTGCGCGAAGGCCACAGCGGCGCCGCGCCCGGGGGAGCTTGCGCGACCCAGGTCCACGGGTCAACGGCGGCGCGAGCAAGCAACACGGTGGCGCGAGCTGCTGCCGCACGAGCTTCGCGACCGCCGCCGAAGGGGCCCAAGACCGACACCCGAGGCGGACGCCCGGCACGACCCAGCGACGCAGCGACCCGGCCTCCGTCTGTCCGACCACGCGGCGAAAACAATGCGGTGCGCTGGTTTGACCGGTCCCCGCTCAGCGTGTCATAGACGCTGGCTCGTGGCATTTTGCGCGATCTCGAACGAGGAGCACGATCAATGAGAAACAACGCCCCTTGGAGCAGCCTGCCGGTCGGTTGGCGGATCAGCTTGAGCCTGGGCCTGGGCCTGGGCCTGAGCGCCGCGCTCACGCTCGGTCTCGGCGCGTGCAAGAAGCAGGAGGGTGCCGCCCCGTCCGCCGGGCCGAGCGCGCTCACGGGCACCGCCGCACAGGCCGCAGGTGCGCGCGGCGCGGAGGCGGGCGGCAAGGCGATCGCTGGAACGATCACCGAGACGATGGACGCCGGCGCCTACACCTACCTCAAACTGGCGACGGCGCAGGGCGAGGTCTGGGCGGCGGTGCGCAAGACGGAGGTCAGCAAGGGCCAGCAGGCCACGGTGACTCAGGCGATGCTGATGTCCGACTTCAAGAGCCCGACGCTCAAGCGCACGTTCGAGCGCATCTACTTCGGCGCTCTGGCCGGCGAGGCAGCCTCCCATGGGCACGGCGGCCGAATGGGCGGGGGCCGAATGGGTGGCGGCATGATGGGTAGCGGCCGAATGGGCGGCGAGCAGGGGCCAAAGGGCGGACCGAGCGCTGATGAACTCAAGGTGGCCCACGGTCGCGCGCGCAACGCTCCCAAGCTGGCGTTGAAGGGACCGCTATCCAAGGCCGAGGGACCTGACGCCTTCACGATCGCCGAGCTGCACGCCAAGCGCGAGGCCCTCGCCGGGAAGACCGTGCGCGTGCGGGGCCAGGTCAGCAAGTTCAACGCCGAGATCATGGACCGCAACTGGCTTCATCTGCAGGACGGCAGCGGCTCGAGCGACAAGGCAGACTTCGACCTGACCGTCACGACCAAGGACGCGACCGAGGTCGGCCAGGTGGTGGTCGTCCAGGGCATCTTGCAGAAGGACCGCGACTTCGGCGCTGGCTACGCCTACCCGCTGATCGTCGAGAGCGCGACGATCAAGACGATCAAGAAGTAGCCGCCACCCGCGGCACCGCTGCCGCCAGCGCTCGCCTGCAGGCGGGCAGCGTCGCTCACCCCGGCCCGCGCTCCCTGCGGCGCGGGAATGCGCGACAACCGACCCGGGTTGTGGGCTCGAGGTTGCTCGTCCTCTAACGATCGGAGGTTCTTCGTGCGTCATCAACGCTTGGGAGTGGTGGTCAGCGTGGCCCTCCTGGCCGCAGCTATCGGCTCCGGGATCGGGATCTACAGCAGCGCCCCGCGCGCGACGCGC includes the following:
- a CDS encoding PqqD family protein, with translation MTPRSPIPRRLQGVVHELEATGETVIFDEAGRRLLVLNAVGAIVWYLIDGRRSLDEIAGIVAEGVALPRERIATDALGFLRELEQHALVDFVAPAA
- a CDS encoding radical SAM protein, with amino-acid sequence MGVPGNFPTTASPQAASGGRFLAPSWVLLDDARGMTAHDLLSGAELRLDQGAQPLPPAQWWAELPDRLQALAVLAPELEPLASALRWQTPVPLSRAALLAGARFELLFLELTARCNEACLHCYAGAGPTERAMLDGATLRQVLEDARALGFRSVQLTGGDPLLSPWLVPAARWAATLGFEQVEIFTNGLALTPGLLQRLRGLPVAFACSFYSFDPQVHDRITQRPGSQRLTARAIRRVLAARLPLRVGVIALEENRAQVDATCAWLARLGVPAQAISVSAQRRVGRGGLTDLEQPARVVAGAQQAAPAPAAAADANADASPAAGTEADLAPLSAAASHGGRARAPFGGKAAVAADGTVYPCIFSRALPLGSVHRQSLREILSAPLALDGDLAGLGQRAAAWADRLACVECRVRAALLGGASAA
- the acs gene encoding acetate--CoA ligase, which gives rise to MNHRSELVLPPDELVRGAHIKDYESTYRRSIEDREGFWAEEAARLGWFSPWEQVLDASRAPFYRWFVGAKTNIVHNAIDRHLSTWRRNKLALIWEGEPGDYRTFSYHALNREVTRFANVLRSMGVRRGDIVTIYMPQLPELVFAMLACAKVGAAHSVVYGGFSVDALAGRIADAKSRVLVTADGGWRRGKINDLKSLADEAIKRSPTIEHVIVVKRTGQDVYMENGRDYFYHELMSLPLVLDNCGTEVMDAEDPLFLLYTSGTTGRPKGLVHTHGGYQVYTATTHRYVFDIKDEDRWWCAADPGWITGHSYIVYGPLINGATVMLYEGAPDHPYPNRWWKMIEHYGVTILYTSPTAIRGLMRYGDQWPQRHRLDSLRLLGSVGEPINPEAWRWYHEVVGRGRCPIMDTWWQTETGGFMISPLPTMPLKPGSAAKPFFGNEVAVVDDEGRDVPTGEEGKLVIKNPWPGMARTIHGDPDRFVETYWRDYAAQGWYKAGDAARLDKDGYFWIIGRIDDVIKVSGYRLGTAEIESALVSHPSVAEAAAVGLPHELKGHAIQAFVILRAGLSGGATLEQELKQHVSHEMGPIARPEKIVFVESLPKTRSGKIMRRLLVARALGQDEGDLSTLEG
- a CDS encoding GatB/YqeY domain-containing protein; its protein translation is MSIHDELRAELRDAMRGKDQRRLAALRQIESEAAVVKTAPGFSDPVDDAFYQRVIAAYVKKMQKARDEYAALGPRAQAMSEALAFEVDYLGRWLPKKLDEAATRALVRGVIAELGVTGVQAAGRVTGQVLKQHKDAVDGGLVNRLVRDELAALAAPS
- a CDS encoding nucleotide-binding protein is translated as MGLGLSAALTLGLGACKKQEGAAPSAGPSALTGTAAQAAGARGAEAGGKAIAGTITETMDAGAYTYLKLATAQGEVWAAVRKTEVSKGQQATVTQAMLMSDFKSPTLKRTFERIYFGALAGEAASHGHGGRMGGGRMGGGMMGSGRMGGEQGPKGGPSADELKVAHGRARNAPKLALKGPLSKAEGPDAFTIAELHAKREALAGKTVRVRGQVSKFNAEIMDRNWLHLQDGSGSSDKADFDLTVTTKDATEVGQVVVVQGILQKDRDFGAGYAYPLIVESATIKTIKK